The following coding sequences are from one Rutidosis leptorrhynchoides isolate AG116_Rl617_1_P2 chromosome 11, CSIRO_AGI_Rlap_v1, whole genome shotgun sequence window:
- the LOC139875454 gene encoding uncharacterized protein, with the protein MDRNTWMYEIGRATSEFMDSVDEFITVAETDQLEKGNTTISCPCKKCKNARWYADSTDIKSHLITHGFMRGYTCWSFHGESLADLNPSVSDNDTDNEEDSYNSDNNVNFDDMFDDLDMEDNAADKYHDRLQQLFVDAEKLLYTGCMNFTKLFAVIQLVNLKSNNGWSDTSFTSLLKLLNKMLPEGNELPVSTYQAKKVMCPMGLEIKRIHACPNNCMLYRNEDKDLHQCKVCGTSRYERGKPTDNVDSDVSENGPPAKLLWYLPIIPRLKRLFVNEKDAKLLRWHAEDRKNDGKMLHVADSLQWKIFDKDFEEFGDEIRNIRFELSSDGINPFEDLSSRHSTWHVLLCIYNLPPWLCMKRKYIMMSLLIQGPKQPGNDIDVYLQPLVDEMMELWSTGIQVYDAYKKEYFQLRAMLFCTINDFHAYGNLSGYSTKGKKAFPICKENTYSIWLTNCKKPAFMGHQRELAENHPYRKNSDLFDGTIEDRKLPPLDGETTLSKVANINVVLGKKGFGPPKGIWKKKSIFWKLPYRKHLRVRHCIDVMHIEKNVCESLIGLLLNIPGKTKDGIKVRRDMELMNIIPELQPKDIDGRSTKFLPPAYYTMSKVEKTKFCQCLHGIKVPLGYSANIRKLVSMKDLKLLGMKSHDCHVLTTQIIPIAIRGILPNRIRHTITKLCLFFNTIHSKVIDPDVLDEYQRDIILTLCELEMYFPRSFFDVMVHLVSHIVGEI; encoded by the coding sequence ATGGATCGGAATACTTGGATGTACGAGATAGGTCGCGCTACCTCTGAGTTTATGGATAGTGTAGATGAATTTATTACAGTTGCCGAGACTGATCAACTAGAAAAAGGAAACACCACAATTAGTTGTCCTTGTAAGAAATGCAAAAATGCACGGTGGTATGCTGATTCAACCGATATCAAAAGTCATCTAATTACACACGGATTTATGAGAGGGTACACATGTTGGTCTTTTCATGGTGAGTCATTAGCTGACCTTAACCCGTCTGTTTCGGATAACGATACCGATAATGAAGAAGATTCATACAATAGTGACAATAATGTTAATTTTGATGACATGTTTGACGATTTGGATATGGAGGATAATGCTGCTGATAAGTATCATGACAGATTACAACAACTATTTGTTGACGCTGAAAAACTTTTATATACCGGTTGTATGAATTTTACAAAACTTTTCGCCGTGATACAACTGGTTAACTTAAAATCAAACAATGGTTGGAGCGACACAAGTTTCACTAGCCTGTTAAAGTTGTTGAACAAAATGCTACCAGAAGGTAATGAGTTGCCGGTTTCAACATACCAAGCAAAGAAAGTAATGTGCCCAATGGGATTGGAAATAAAGAGAATACATGCTTGTCCAAATAATTGTATGTTATACAGGAATGAAGACAAAGACCTTCATCAATGTAAGGTATGTGGTACATCTAGGTATGAACGTGGAAAACCGACTGATAATGTTGATAGTGATGTGTCGGAAAATGGACCTCCTGCAAAATTATTGTGGTACTTGCCTATCATACCAAGATTAAAGAGATTATTTGTGAATGAGAAAGATGCAAAATTATTACGTTGGCATGCTGAAGATCGTAAAAATGATGGTAAAATGCTACATGTGGCCGATTCACTTCAATGGaaaatttttgataaagattttgaaGAATTTGGGGATGAGATACGTAATATAAGGTTCGAACTCAGTTCAGATGGAATTAATCCATTCGAAGATTTGAGTAGCCGTCACAGCACGTGGCATGTTCTTCTATGCATTTATAACCTACCACCTTGGCTATGTATGAAAAGAAAATACATAATGATGTCTCTTTTGATTCAAGGCCCAAAGCAACCTGGAAACGACATTGATGTTTATTTGCAACCACTAGTTGATGAAATGATGGAATTATGGAGTACCGGCATACAAGTTTATGATGCATACAAGAAAGAATACTTCCAACTACGGGCAATGCTTTTTTGCACCATTAATGATTTTCATGCTTATGGTAATTTGTCTGGATATAGTACGAAGGGGAAAAAGGCATTTCCTATTTGTAAGGAAAATACTTACTCGATATGGCTCACAAATTGTAAGAAACCGGCATTTATGGGGCATCAGAGAGAGCTTGCTGAGAATCACCCGTATCGTAAAAATTCGGATTTATTTGATGGTACTATAGAGGATAGAAAACTACCACCATTGGATGGagaaactacactctccaaagttgCTAATATAAATGTTGTGTTGGGAAAGAAAGGTTTTGGTCCTCCCAAAGGTATTTGGAAGAAAAAGTCTATTTTTTGGAAATTACCCTACCGGAAGCATTTACGAGTCCGACATTGTATTGATGTTATGCATATTGAGAAAAATGTTTGTGAAAGTTTGATAGGGTTACTGTTGAACATTCCTGGAAAAACAAAAGATGGAATTAAAGTTAGAAGGGACATGGAATTAATGAATATCATACCAGAGCTACAACCTAAAGATATTGATGGAAGGTCCACCAAGTTTCTTCCTCCGGCCTATTATACTATGTCGAAGGTCGAGAAAACTAAATTTTGTCAATGTTTACATGGTATTAAGGTTCCATTAGGATACTCTGCTAACATTAGGAAGTTGGTTTCGATGAAAGATTTGAAGTTACTTGGTATGAAGTCACATGATTGTCATGTACTAACGACCCAGATTATTCCTATTGCAATTCGTGGAATTCTACCCAATCGTATTCGACACACAATAACAAAACTATGCTTATTTTTCAACACGATTCATTCAAAGGTGATTGATCCTGATGTGCTGGATGAATATCAAAGAGATATCATACTTACTCTTTGCGAACTCGAGATGTACTTTCCACGTTCTTTCTTTGATGTCATGGTTCATTTGGTATCTCATATTGTAGGAGAAATATAG